In the Catenulispora sp. MAP5-51 genome, CGCACAGTGCCGCCGCGGCACGTCTCAGCTCCCTGCGTCAGGCGGTGACCGCCGCGGCCGCCGAGCACACCACCGACGCCACCGACGCCCCCGGCGGCTGGCTGGTCGCCGGCACCAACCCGGGCTCGGAACACCCGCTCCGCCGCGCCGTCGAGGCCTGGACCGCGGACCTGAACGGCGGCAACCGCGGCGACACCGACAGCGTCGGCCACGCGCTGAAAGCCGCCGGATTCGGTGACCAGCGGCGGTTCCCGACGGTCCCGGGCGGGCCGGTGCTGCTCGGCGCGCGGCGCGGTGCGGGGCATGGCGGCTGATACGGCGGCTGATGAATCGGCGTCGAACCAGGTCCCGATCAGGTGCGTCCGGCTCAGTGCTCAGTTCTGGAATTCCAGGCACATCCAGGTCCGCGGCCCCACGACGCTGTCCGCCGGACCGCATGCGGGCTGGTACAGCTTGCTCTTCTGGAACGAGGTCACAGCGGACTGCGTCTGCGGCCCGAACTGGCCGTCGACGCCGATGTTGTAAGCGCTGTAGACCAGCAGCTTCTGCGCGAAGGCCACGCAGTCGCCGGTCGACCCGTACTGCACCTGCTCGGTCGGGATGACGATGGTGCCGCCGCCGGGGGTGGGCCAGGTCCGCTGGCCGTGCGACTCGCACAGTTGCTGCAGCTGGGGAAGGGACATGTTGCCGTAGCTGTTG is a window encoding:
- a CDS encoding peptidoglycan-binding protein; its protein translation is MKSSTRMARLGTAAAATLLAAGAGLATAEQASANSYGNMSLPQLQQLCESHGQRTWPTPGGGTIVIPTEQVQYGSTGDCVAFAQKLLVYSAYNIGVDGQFGPQTQSAVTSFQKSKLYQPACGPADSVVGPRTWMCLEFQN